A genomic region of Leptolyngbya sp. NIES-2104 contains the following coding sequences:
- a CDS encoding DNA repair exonuclease has protein sequence MPRFLHLADVHLGFDRYDSKERTKDFYLAFEDALRKYALEAQVDFVIIAGDLFEHRIIQPNILNQAKLCFQLLKEAQIPVIAIEGNHDNRPYGTVTNWLKYLANDELVILLEPDRDEAGGMVYEMWNGEAGGYIDLDCGVRVLGSRWYGASAPRAIERLAEAMQQLPPSPGHTVMLFHQGLEGQIARYQGAMRYIDLLPLKEAGVDYLALGHIHKSYTEQGWIFNPGSTEANSVEEANYDRGVYLVELSDQGIDAQLKTDYYQRPWVRLKLKARGQESTEEIEQSAIALVQSAIQSGQLNPEIQPMVELRIEGQVGFDRLDLDVRTLQQNLKQLSQALIFLLKYEADSVEYASPIAEDASRLQIEQEVFTDLLAGHNHYKSRANELAKGLIGLKEMQLEARPENELYQFVEELLGSTVG, from the coding sequence ATGCCGCGATTTCTTCATCTTGCCGATGTTCACTTAGGATTCGATCGCTACGACAGCAAAGAACGCACGAAAGATTTTTATCTCGCGTTTGAAGATGCGTTGCGGAAATATGCGCTTGAAGCTCAAGTCGATTTTGTCATCATTGCAGGCGATCTGTTTGAACATCGCATCATTCAGCCGAACATTCTTAACCAAGCCAAGCTCTGTTTTCAGCTATTGAAAGAAGCTCAGATTCCGGTGATTGCGATCGAAGGGAATCACGATAACCGTCCCTATGGAACTGTCACAAATTGGCTCAAGTATTTAGCGAATGATGAATTAGTAATCTTGCTGGAACCCGATCGCGACGAAGCAGGCGGAATGGTGTATGAGATGTGGAACGGAGAAGCAGGCGGATATATTGATCTCGATTGTGGCGTGAGAGTGTTAGGGTCGCGGTGGTATGGCGCTTCAGCACCAAGAGCGATCGAGCGACTCGCAGAAGCAATGCAGCAACTTCCCCCCAGTCCCGGACACACTGTAATGTTGTTCCACCAAGGGCTAGAAGGTCAGATCGCTCGTTATCAAGGAGCCATGCGCTACATCGATTTACTGCCGCTCAAAGAAGCTGGAGTTGATTACCTCGCACTCGGACACATTCACAAGAGCTACACCGAGCAAGGATGGATTTTTAATCCTGGATCAACTGAAGCGAACAGTGTCGAGGAAGCAAACTACGATCGAGGTGTTTATCTCGTTGAATTGAGTGATCAAGGCATTGATGCTCAACTGAAAACCGATTACTACCAGCGTCCTTGGGTCAGATTGAAACTTAAAGCACGCGGACAAGAAAGCACTGAAGAAATTGAACAAAGCGCGATCGCACTTGTACAATCAGCAATCCAATCCGGTCAACTCAATCCAGAGATTCAGCCGATGGTCGAACTGCGAATCGAAGGACAAGTCGGATTCGATCGCTTAGATCTCGATGTCCGCACCCTCCAGCAGAATCTAAAACAACTCAGTCAAGCCTTGATTTTCTTGCTGAAATACGAGGCGGATTCGGTTGAGTATGCCTCCCCGATCGCGGAAGATGCTAGCAGACTTCAAATCGAGCAGGAAGTTTTTACTGATCTACTCGCAGGACACAATCACTATAAGAGTCGAGCGAATGAGTTAGCTAAAGGATTGATTGGACTGAAAGAAATGCAGTTAGAAGCGCGACCGGAGAATGAGCTTTATCAGTTCGTCGAGGAACTGTTAGGCAGCACTGTAGGTTAA
- a CDS encoding GAF domain-containing protein, translated as MEAQRLAHEADRLEALKQYQILDTPPEQTYDDFTLLASYICEVPIALISLVDSERQWFKSKVGLEVNETPRDVAFCNTTILSPEILIVSDALLDQRFATNPLVTDEPRIRFYAGAPLVTPEGHILGSLCVIDRKPRELSEVQKTALIALARQVVIQLEWRRVSAHLAEALDQIKLMEGLIPICSYCKGIRDDQGYWSTVEKFIKQHSDVEFTHGICDVCLQKHFPNVAERCCSKTD; from the coding sequence ATGGAAGCACAAAGACTAGCGCACGAAGCTGATCGGCTCGAAGCTCTGAAGCAATACCAAATTTTAGATACGCCACCAGAGCAGACATACGATGACTTTACTTTACTCGCCTCGTACATCTGCGAAGTTCCGATCGCGCTGATCAGTCTGGTTGATTCAGAGCGACAGTGGTTTAAATCCAAAGTGGGCTTAGAAGTAAACGAAACGCCGCGAGATGTTGCGTTCTGCAATACCACGATTTTAAGTCCCGAAATACTGATCGTCAGCGATGCCCTTTTAGATCAACGATTTGCAACTAATCCGCTGGTCACAGATGAACCGAGAATTCGATTTTATGCAGGTGCACCGCTCGTTACACCTGAGGGACACATTTTAGGGTCGCTCTGTGTGATCGATCGTAAACCGCGTGAGTTATCCGAAGTTCAGAAAACCGCACTCATTGCCCTAGCGCGTCAGGTGGTCATCCAATTAGAGTGGCGACGAGTTTCCGCCCATTTAGCGGAAGCGCTCGACCAAATCAAACTGATGGAAGGATTAATTCCTATCTGCTCTTACTGCAAAGGCATTCGAGATGATCAAGGCTATTGGTCAACGGTTGAGAAGTTCATCAAGCAGCATTCAGATGTCGAATTTACTCACGGAATTTGCGATGTCTGTCTGCAAAAGCATTTTCCCAATGTGGCAGAACGATGTTGCTCGAAAACCGATTGA
- the aspS gene encoding aspartate--tRNA ligase — MRTLYCGQVRSSNIGETVTLYGWVDRRRDHGYVIFIDLRDREGIVQVVSDPDRTPNSYKAAGELRNEYVIKIVGRVTKRPDESLNSKIPTGEIEIYADEIEILNAVRKQLPFQVSAAETESVREELRLKYRYLDLRRDRMSRNLQIRHQLIKSMRRFLEDTEGFVEVETPILTRSTPEGARDYLVPSRVNAGEWYALPQSPQLFKQLLMVSGLDRYYQIARCFRDEDLRAERQPEFTQLDMEMSFMSQEEILELNERLVCHLIKTIKGVEIPRPFPRLTYAEAMDRYGSDKPDTRFGLELVNVSDVVENSGFKVFSDAVKKGGLVKILPIPNGNDAISNVRIKPGGDVFKEASEAGARGLAYIRVREDGEIDTIGAIKDNLTDAQKQDILTRTEAKPGHLLLFAAGDTATVNKTLDRLRQYLGNELGMIDPDKMNLLWVVDFPMFEWNADEKRLEALHHPFTAPHPEDVNDLKTARAQAYDLAFNGFEVGGGSVRIHQPELQAKVFETIGISQEEAQNKFGFLLEAFEYGAPPHGGLAYGIDRWVMLLSGEESIRDVIAFPKTQQARCLLTSAPSGVDEKQLKELHVASTVKHKPGTP, encoded by the coding sequence ATGCGTACCCTGTACTGTGGTCAAGTTCGATCGAGCAATATTGGTGAAACGGTCACTCTTTACGGATGGGTGGATCGACGACGTGACCACGGGTATGTGATTTTTATCGATTTACGCGATCGTGAAGGAATTGTTCAAGTTGTCAGCGATCCCGATCGCACTCCGAATTCTTACAAAGCAGCGGGCGAACTGCGAAATGAATATGTGATCAAAATCGTCGGACGAGTGACAAAACGCCCAGACGAATCACTCAATTCTAAGATTCCGACTGGAGAAATTGAAATCTACGCAGATGAAATCGAAATTCTCAACGCCGTTCGTAAACAGTTACCCTTTCAAGTGTCGGCGGCTGAAACTGAATCGGTGCGTGAAGAGTTGCGCCTGAAATATCGTTATTTGGATCTCAGACGCGATCGTATGAGTCGCAATCTTCAGATCCGTCATCAATTGATCAAATCGATGCGCCGATTCTTAGAAGATACAGAAGGCTTTGTCGAAGTGGAAACGCCGATTTTGACGCGATCGACTCCTGAAGGTGCCCGCGATTACCTCGTTCCGTCACGAGTCAATGCGGGTGAATGGTATGCGTTGCCGCAATCTCCGCAGTTATTTAAGCAATTGTTGATGGTATCGGGACTCGATCGCTATTATCAAATCGCTCGTTGTTTCCGCGATGAAGATTTACGCGCCGAACGTCAGCCCGAATTTACCCAGCTTGACATGGAAATGAGCTTCATGTCTCAAGAGGAAATTCTGGAGCTAAATGAACGATTAGTGTGTCATCTAATCAAGACAATTAAAGGAGTCGAAATTCCTCGTCCGTTCCCGCGTTTGACCTATGCCGAAGCAATGGATCGGTATGGAAGCGATAAGCCTGATACTCGATTCGGTTTAGAGCTTGTAAACGTTTCGGATGTAGTCGAAAATTCCGGGTTCAAAGTCTTTTCTGATGCCGTGAAAAAAGGCGGACTTGTCAAGATTCTGCCGATTCCCAATGGAAACGATGCGATCTCGAATGTGCGAATTAAGCCCGGTGGCGATGTGTTCAAAGAAGCATCAGAAGCGGGAGCGCGAGGACTCGCTTACATTCGGGTTCGAGAAGATGGCGAGATTGATACGATCGGAGCAATCAAAGACAATCTCACCGATGCTCAGAAACAAGACATTCTCACCCGTACTGAAGCGAAACCGGGACATCTATTATTGTTCGCGGCGGGTGATACGGCGACGGTGAATAAAACGCTCGATCGCTTACGTCAATATCTCGGCAATGAACTTGGCATGATTGACCCTGACAAGATGAATTTGCTCTGGGTTGTCGATTTTCCCATGTTCGAGTGGAATGCCGACGAGAAGCGCTTAGAAGCCTTGCACCATCCGTTTACGGCTCCGCATCCTGAAGATGTCAATGATCTCAAAACGGCTCGTGCTCAAGCATACGACTTAGCCTTTAATGGCTTTGAAGTGGGTGGTGGCAGTGTGCGGATTCATCAACCCGAACTGCAAGCAAAAGTGTTTGAAACGATCGGCATTTCCCAAGAAGAAGCACAGAACAAATTCGGCTTCTTGTTAGAGGCGTTTGAGTATGGTGCACCACCGCATGGGGGACTGGCTTACGGAATCGATCGCTGGGTGATGCTGTTATCTGGTGAAGAGTCGATTCGCGATGTGATTGCGTTTCCGAAGACGCAGCAGGCGCGGTGTTTGCTCACGAGTGCACCGTCTGGTGTAGATGAGAAACAATTGAAGGAATTGCACGTTGCTTCTACGGTGAAACATAAACCGGGCACGCCTTAG
- a CDS encoding DUF6883 domain-containing protein, translating into MNWTSGDPLPNAENAEIDPRKFVEYSMSPDNPNNQGKWIAFEALGYPLHPKEDRTIAAQMIIEQLKQAILTAPATSGKLNSHGQRFTVSINLQGLNQRQGQLVCVWQIDHNRDVPRLITTWLEVYQDPA; encoded by the coding sequence GTGAACTGGACATCTGGCGACCCGTTGCCCAATGCTGAAAATGCAGAAATTGATCCTCGCAAATTTGTCGAGTACTCGATGAGTCCAGACAACCCAAACAACCAGGGAAAATGGATTGCATTTGAAGCACTTGGCTACCCGCTACATCCCAAAGAAGATCGTACGATCGCCGCCCAAATGATTATCGAACAGCTAAAACAAGCCATTCTCACCGCACCTGCAACCTCTGGCAAGCTCAATTCTCATGGGCAGCGCTTCACAGTCTCGATCAATCTGCAAGGACTTAATCAGCGACAAGGGCAGTTGGTCTGTGTGTGGCAAATCGATCACAATAGAGATGTACCGAGATTAATCACAACTTGGCTGGAAGTTTATCAAGACCCTGCTTAA
- a CDS encoding type II toxin-antitoxin system VapC family toxin produces the protein MSGKRYLLDTNAISALLKGEAQLVQLLQGADWVGISIISQIEFLAFVGLSRSDRKLFQQFLQRVEVVGLIASDTLLIQKIIEIRQQYRLKLPDAMIAAIALQNSASLVTGDREFAKVKELTIINW, from the coding sequence ATGAGTGGTAAGCGATATTTGCTCGATACGAATGCAATCTCAGCATTACTGAAAGGCGAAGCCCAACTGGTTCAACTTTTGCAAGGTGCGGATTGGGTTGGAATTTCTATCATCAGTCAGATCGAATTTCTAGCGTTTGTTGGGCTGAGTCGGAGTGACCGCAAGCTGTTTCAGCAGTTCCTGCAACGAGTGGAAGTGGTGGGTTTGATTGCAAGCGATACTTTGTTGATTCAGAAGATTATTGAGATTCGCCAACAGTATCGATTGAAGTTACCGGATGCGATGATTGCCGCGATCGCACTTCAGAATTCAGCGAGCTTGGTCACGGGCGATCGAGAATTTGCCAAAGTAAAGGAGTTAACGATCATAAATTGGTAG
- a CDS encoding tetratricopeptide repeat protein, with protein MGQPLKAFTLKNEETYERLISLIENSQDRLALIVVACDDLRLRQQVIDRYESEAKQAKIRPFRIVLETEPSLRSGLASLELGEGYPAVVTVTGTEWLLRVTMREAEEQSDLDKFFGYLQWTREGLREFCYPIVLWVTHRILREMSKRAPDFWSWRKAVLRFASEEEEPTIALWQGEPRSPSIQERSDDKFLPPLEELLSEIQQLEAVSAESANLAMLYDQLGQVYAARIANGAARDLAQERQQAIAAFQSSVNQHQKLNNQVDLIGVLLRLGNFLSGQSQYEAAISAYQQSLEIAREIGDRGGEAASLGNLGVAYQSLGQYQRAIDFHQQSLEIKREIGDRGGEAASLGNLGIAYDSLGQHQRAVEFHQQHYEIAREIGDRGGEAASLGNLGIAYDSLGQHQRAVEFHQQHYEIAREIGDRGGEAASLGGLGNGYDSLGQHQRAVDFYQQSLEIAHEIGDRRGEANSRFNLGLTLAKLKRKKKSIEALQSARGLYQEMGLDHMVERCDSELRPTSPQN; from the coding sequence ATGGGACAACCGCTTAAGGCTTTCACGTTAAAGAATGAGGAAACGTATGAGCGTTTGATCTCGCTGATTGAGAACAGTCAGGATCGCTTAGCGTTGATTGTGGTGGCGTGTGATGATTTGCGCTTAAGGCAGCAGGTCATCGATCGCTATGAGTCCGAGGCGAAACAGGCAAAGATTCGACCGTTTCGGATTGTGCTAGAAACAGAGCCGAGTTTGCGATCGGGGTTGGCGAGTTTGGAGCTTGGAGAAGGTTATCCAGCGGTGGTGACGGTGACGGGGACGGAGTGGTTGTTGCGGGTGACGATGCGGGAGGCTGAGGAACAGAGCGATCTGGATAAGTTTTTCGGGTATTTGCAGTGGACGCGGGAAGGGTTGCGAGAGTTTTGCTATCCGATTGTGCTGTGGGTGACGCATCGGATTTTGCGGGAGATGAGCAAACGAGCGCCGGATTTTTGGAGTTGGCGGAAAGCGGTATTGCGGTTTGCTTCTGAAGAAGAAGAGCCGACGATCGCGCTTTGGCAAGGGGAGCCTCGATCACCATCGATTCAAGAGAGATCGGATGACAAGTTTTTGCCGCCATTAGAAGAGTTGCTTTCAGAGATTCAACAGTTAGAGGCTGTCTCAGCGGAATCAGCGAATTTAGCAATGCTGTATGATCAGCTAGGACAGGTTTATGCAGCGCGAATTGCTAACGGAGCAGCAAGAGATTTAGCGCAAGAAAGACAACAAGCGATCGCTGCTTTTCAGAGTTCAGTCAATCAACATCAGAAACTCAACAATCAAGTTGATCTGATCGGCGTATTGCTCAGATTGGGTAACTTTCTATCCGGTCAATCGCAGTATGAAGCAGCAATCTCAGCCTACCAACAGTCCTTAGAGATTGCACGCGAGATTGGAGACCGAGGGGGTGAAGCTGCTTCTCTCGGTAATTTGGGTGTTGCTTACCAATCGTTAGGACAGTATCAACGCGCGATCGACTTTCATCAACAGTCCTTAGAGATTAAGCGCGAGATTGGAGACCGAGGGGGTGAAGCCGCTTCCCTCGGTAATTTGGGTATTGCTTACGATTCGCTAGGACAGCATCAACGCGCGGTTGAGTTTCATCAACAGCACTATGAGATTGCACGCGAGATTGGAGACCGAGGGGGTGAAGCCGCTTCCCTCGGTAATTTGGGTATTGCTTACGATTCACTAGGACAGCATCAACGCGCGGTTGAGTTTCATCAACAGCACTATGAGATTGCACGCGAGATTGGAGACCGAGGGGGTGAAGCTGCTTCTCTCGGTGGTTTGGGTAATGGTTACGATTCGTTAGGACAGCATCAACGCGCGGTCGACTTCTATCAACAGTCCTTGGAGATCGCACACGAGATTGGAGATCGACGGGGTGAAGCTAATTCTCGATTTAACTTAGGACTTACTCTTGCAAAGCTCAAGCGGAAGAAGAAATCGATCGAAGCCCTCCAAAGCGCCCGTGGTCTGTATCAAGAAATGGGACTTGATCACATGGTTGAGCGATGTGATAGCGAACTTCGACCTACCTCGCCGCAAAATTAA
- a CDS encoding P-loop NTPase fold protein, with protein sequence MPRMPSLEALQRRLEESREAGRNLQLDPLVTRQALARLGVEYQMELVDELEQAIEDSVSQDNKLIFTGHRGCGKSTLLAELGFRLGETNRYFVVMFSIADTIERSAVDHVNVLFSMALQLLEDAERRSIRLQPGIKKGFYRWLGEHTETESKAVEAEIEANTEATVKGGIPVILEFLAKVRSKLKINSVIRQEISIKFARRTSDLVAQINQLQAYIENATKQQVLVIIDDLDKLDLSVTETMFRKNIQSLLDPNCRILYTVPIAILREVAIKTSITTYVNKIHTMRVAKFFSKATVRRLDRVPDVACVEVFEEILARRVPLDLIDEDVRQQIILLSGGVLREFIRISDRCCDKAMLKLRGQIRRQQFEQPDVIVNQQILDEVVTELQIEAAEVLGQADFEALKLIYEQLKLQDMESQRLLDLLHGLYVLEYRNALLWYDLNPIVRDLLVREGVLDGTTA encoded by the coding sequence ATGCCTCGTATGCCCAGTTTAGAAGCGCTGCAACGCCGTTTGGAAGAGTCTCGCGAGGCAGGGCGCAATCTCCAACTTGATCCACTCGTCACTCGTCAAGCTTTGGCTCGACTAGGAGTGGAGTATCAGATGGAGTTAGTCGATGAACTAGAACAGGCGATCGAGGATAGTGTCTCTCAAGACAATAAGCTGATTTTCACGGGACATCGAGGCTGTGGTAAATCGACGCTGTTAGCCGAGTTGGGCTTTCGTTTGGGGGAAACGAATCGATATTTCGTTGTCATGTTTTCGATCGCAGACACGATCGAGCGATCGGCGGTCGATCATGTCAATGTTTTGTTTTCGATGGCGTTGCAGTTACTTGAAGACGCTGAACGTCGCTCGATTCGGCTGCAACCCGGAATTAAAAAAGGGTTTTATCGCTGGCTTGGCGAACACACTGAGACGGAATCAAAAGCAGTCGAAGCCGAGATTGAGGCGAATACAGAAGCGACGGTCAAAGGAGGAATTCCGGTGATTTTGGAGTTTTTAGCGAAGGTTCGATCCAAGTTAAAAATCAATTCGGTCATTCGTCAGGAGATTTCGATTAAGTTTGCTCGTCGCACTTCAGATTTAGTTGCTCAGATCAATCAATTGCAAGCTTATATTGAGAATGCCACGAAGCAGCAAGTTTTAGTCATTATCGATGATCTGGATAAGTTGGATTTGAGCGTGACAGAAACGATGTTTCGCAAGAATATTCAGTCGTTGCTTGACCCAAACTGTCGGATTCTCTACACGGTTCCGATCGCGATACTGCGTGAGGTCGCAATCAAGACGAGCATTACTACTTATGTCAACAAGATTCATACGATGCGCGTGGCAAAGTTTTTTAGTAAAGCGACGGTGAGAAGATTGGATCGAGTGCCAGATGTCGCTTGTGTGGAAGTGTTTGAAGAAATTTTGGCGCGACGAGTACCTCTAGATTTAATTGACGAGGATGTGAGGCAGCAAATTATTCTGCTCAGTGGGGGCGTGTTGCGGGAGTTTATTCGGATTAGCGATCGCTGTTGTGATAAGGCAATGCTAAAGCTTCGCGGACAGATCCGGCGGCAACAGTTCGAGCAGCCTGATGTGATTGTGAATCAGCAGATTTTAGATGAAGTCGTGACGGAGTTGCAGATTGAAGCAGCGGAAGTGTTGGGGCAGGCTGATTTTGAGGCGTTGAAGTTGATTTATGAGCAGCTTAAACTGCAAGATATGGAGAGTCAGCGGCTGTTAGATTTATTGCATGGGCTGTATGTGTTGGAGTATCGTAATGCGTTGCTCTGGTATGACTTGAATCCGATCGTGCGCGATTTGTTAGTGCGGGAGGGGGTTTTGGATGGGACAACCGCTTAA
- a CDS encoding S-layer homology domain-containing protein gives MFNVKNNALVRNVTLAVVGITTSSVALFSTLSNPGRAQNANFPDTQNYWAQPFIAALANRNIVRGYPDGTFRPDQTVDRDEFAAMLRAAFNEPAKRRISSGSDYRDVPEGYWASPAIKEAYEAGFMSGYPGGNFRPQQPVTKAEALASLAQTLNLNSKVPANIQAASTNQTTAQPQNNQATAQTTRQPRRRMMLPLASAALLQPFVAPIRQAAAALPIQQPPAAPQTAIAKATTPQSSKSLQLNEFYTDADRIPQYANWAVESATRSNVVVNHPNVRELNPQRPATRGEIAAIVHQALVNQGKLPALDQNVPASQYVVRAENVAQSVK, from the coding sequence ATGTTTAATGTGAAAAACAATGCTTTGGTGCGAAATGTTACCTTAGCTGTCGTCGGCATCACTACCAGTTCTGTCGCCCTTTTCTCTACACTTTCTAATCCCGGTCGAGCACAAAACGCAAACTTTCCAGATACTCAGAATTATTGGGCACAGCCGTTTATCGCTGCCTTAGCAAACCGCAACATTGTAAGAGGCTATCCCGATGGCACATTCCGCCCGGATCAAACCGTCGATCGAGATGAATTCGCCGCCATGTTAAGAGCCGCTTTCAACGAACCTGCGAAACGTCGAATCAGTAGTGGCAGTGACTATCGCGATGTTCCCGAAGGCTACTGGGCATCTCCTGCCATTAAAGAAGCTTACGAAGCTGGATTTATGAGCGGCTATCCGGGTGGAAATTTCCGTCCTCAGCAACCAGTCACGAAAGCCGAAGCATTAGCTTCCTTAGCTCAGACACTGAATCTCAATTCCAAAGTGCCCGCGAATATTCAAGCCGCTTCAACCAATCAAACCACCGCCCAACCTCAGAACAATCAAGCTACAGCCCAAACCACTCGCCAACCCCGTCGCAGAATGATGTTACCGCTGGCGAGTGCTGCATTACTTCAGCCTTTTGTTGCACCGATTCGTCAAGCTGCTGCCGCTCTCCCCATTCAGCAACCGCCTGCCGCTCCTCAAACTGCTATTGCAAAAGCAACCACACCTCAAAGCAGCAAATCGCTTCAGTTAAATGAGTTCTATACCGATGCCGATCGCATTCCTCAATATGCAAATTGGGCGGTCGAAAGCGCAACGCGATCGAACGTTGTCGTGAATCATCCGAATGTGCGCGAACTGAATCCACAACGCCCTGCAACTCGTGGAGAAATTGCCGCGATCGTGCATCAAGCATTAGTAAATCAAGGCAAGTTACCTGCACTGGACCAGAATGTTCCAGCTTCTCAATATGTGGTGAGAGCGGAGAACGTTGCACAGTCCGTGAAATAG
- a CDS encoding Coq4 family protein: MNFKDLRRLNLDYLNTLKSVLGLLRDPTQTESIYDVEDALVRSHPQTMAASVKYMLKDPDVAKLVSDRYSAPVPDLAKLMTHPANSLGYAFAQYISSSGFDPGFYRKIEVVDDETCLLFRLRQTHDIWHVVTGMSVDVPGEIGLKAFELAQTRRPLAGILIAGAFVSTMLNHPEQLDRLLDRVASGYRMGAKAKPLLAQRWEEHWDRPLAEWRSQLGIEPMPVYVP, from the coding sequence ATGAACTTTAAAGATTTGCGTCGGCTCAATTTAGATTATTTAAACACGCTGAAATCCGTTCTTGGTTTATTAAGAGATCCCACACAAACGGAATCAATTTACGATGTCGAGGATGCTTTAGTGCGATCGCATCCGCAAACGATGGCAGCATCGGTGAAATACATGCTGAAAGATCCAGACGTGGCAAAATTGGTGAGCGATCGCTATTCTGCGCCCGTCCCCGATTTAGCCAAACTGATGACTCATCCCGCGAATTCTCTCGGATACGCCTTTGCTCAATACATTTCCTCATCAGGCTTTGATCCTGGCTTCTATCGCAAAATCGAAGTGGTCGATGATGAAACGTGTCTTTTATTTCGATTGCGCCAAACGCACGATATTTGGCACGTCGTCACCGGAATGAGCGTCGATGTTCCCGGCGAAATTGGACTTAAAGCGTTTGAACTTGCCCAAACTCGTCGCCCGTTAGCTGGAATTCTGATTGCAGGCGCATTTGTGAGCACGATGTTAAATCACCCTGAACAATTAGATCGATTGCTCGATCGTGTTGCCTCTGGGTACCGCATGGGAGCCAAAGCAAAACCGCTCCTTGCACAACGTTGGGAAGAACACTGGGATCGACCGCTTGCAGAATGGCGATCGCAGCTTGGAATCGAACCGATGCCCGTCTATGTACCTTAG
- a CDS encoding urease subunit beta: MIPGEMFIGDGEIELNAGRDTVTLKVANRGDRPIQVGSHFHFFEVNAALEFDRDRARGMRLDIPAGTAVRFEPGDDREVTLVALAGSRQVYGFNAKIEGALDEKPKKGKKKSK, from the coding sequence ATGATTCCAGGTGAAATGTTTATCGGAGACGGTGAAATCGAACTGAATGCAGGACGAGACACAGTAACGCTGAAGGTCGCAAATCGAGGCGATCGACCAATTCAAGTCGGTTCGCATTTCCATTTTTTTGAAGTCAATGCGGCTTTGGAATTTGATCGCGATCGCGCCCGTGGAATGCGATTAGACATCCCTGCCGGAACCGCCGTTCGCTTTGAACCGGGAGACGATCGAGAAGTCACTTTAGTTGCATTAGCCGGATCTCGCCAAGTCTACGGATTCAACGCCAAAATCGAAGGCGCATTAGATGAGAAGCCTAAGAAGGGCAAAAAGAAATCTAAATAA
- the ureA gene encoding urease subunit gamma: MQLTPQEKDKLLIFTAALVAERRKARGLKLNYPEAIAYLSAAILEGARDGQTVAELMNYGTTLLTQDDVMDGISEMIHEVQVEATFPDGTKLVTVHHPIR; encoded by the coding sequence ATGCAACTTACGCCGCAAGAGAAAGATAAATTACTCATTTTTACGGCTGCTTTAGTCGCAGAACGTCGCAAAGCAAGAGGCTTAAAGCTAAATTATCCAGAAGCGATCGCATATCTTTCTGCGGCAATTCTCGAAGGGGCAAGAGATGGGCAAACCGTTGCAGAATTGATGAACTATGGAACGACGCTGCTCACACAAGACGACGTGATGGATGGAATCTCGGAAATGATTCACGAAGTTCAAGTCGAAGCAACTTTCCCAGATGGCACAAAATTAGTCACCGTTCACCACCCGATTCGATAG
- a CDS encoding HigA family addiction module antitoxin has product MIRIPTHRPPTHPGELLVHEFLQPMGITQRQLAEAIHVPYQRINEIVNGRRGITPSTALRLAKYFQMSPDFWLNSQLCWELYYAHQTEAAVLDQIQPISTH; this is encoded by the coding sequence ATGATTCGCATTCCTACTCATCGTCCACCGACTCATCCTGGAGAATTACTCGTTCACGAGTTTTTACAGCCAATGGGCATTACTCAGCGTCAACTTGCTGAGGCAATCCACGTTCCCTACCAACGCATTAATGAAATTGTCAACGGTCGCCGAGGCATTACACCCAGTACTGCTCTAAGACTCGCAAAATACTTCCAGATGTCTCCTGACTTTTGGCTAAACAGTCAGCTTTGTTGGGAATTGTACTATGCTCATCAAACCGAAGCCGCAGTGCTCGATCAAATTCAACCCATTTCAACTCATTGA
- a CDS encoding type II toxin-antitoxin system RelE/ParE family toxin, which yields MIISFKTEATADIFNGIASKKALKACPQNRWDIARRKLDQLNFAVNLDDLRIPPGNQLEALQGDREGQHSIRVNQQYRICFIWTQDGAEDVEIVDYH from the coding sequence ATGATCATCTCATTCAAAACGGAAGCAACCGCAGATATTTTTAACGGTATCGCCTCAAAAAAAGCCCTTAAAGCTTGTCCTCAAAATCGTTGGGACATTGCTCGACGAAAACTAGATCAACTTAACTTTGCCGTCAATCTCGATGATTTGCGAATTCCTCCTGGCAATCAGCTAGAAGCTTTACAGGGCGATCGTGAAGGACAACACAGCATCAGAGTCAATCAGCAATACCGTATCTGTTTTATCTGGACACAGGATGGTGCTGAAGATGTCGAAATTGTAGACTATCACTGA